One Bacteroidota bacterium genomic window carries:
- a CDS encoding tetratricopeptide repeat protein, translating to MKSLQCLILIFFVTAMTLLSQEVNEDEAYRKSKLTEDLYYKAIENLLIPDYFAALYYLDSVLAINPLHAQAYNQRGKVYFTKAQFTEAENDFAHAIDLDSTYGEAYFNIAFTFFTQDTSRVSSADFDKAIVNGYTTANAYFYRGLMNLIEADPTAAMADFTKAIELKPDYAMAYHNRATTKRVLSDLQGAIYDYRLATTYDTAFSLAYFNMADTKKEIGDYQGAERDYSKALQIDSLNYKVYNNRGTVRFTQGNLENAEKDFLKAYELQPESAEIMANLGSLEQSKGNLQEAIQWFDKALETNSSYAPAYLNRGLTFELQGKLNEACKDWRIAKEMGLHEADNYLTECSSK from the coding sequence ATGAAATCCCTGCAATGTCTGATTCTGATTTTTTTTGTAACGGCCATGACTCTTCTTTCGCAGGAGGTGAACGAAGACGAAGCCTACCGGAAAAGCAAACTCACCGAAGATCTTTATTACAAGGCCATCGAAAACCTTCTGATACCGGATTATTTTGCTGCTCTGTATTACCTCGACAGCGTGCTCGCTATAAACCCTTTACACGCACAAGCCTATAACCAAAGGGGCAAAGTTTATTTCACCAAAGCACAGTTTACCGAGGCAGAAAATGATTTCGCCCATGCCATTGACCTCGATTCAACTTATGGCGAAGCGTATTTCAATATTGCATTTACCTTCTTTACACAAGATACTTCCAGAGTCTCTTCTGCAGATTTCGATAAGGCCATTGTTAATGGCTATACTACTGCTAATGCTTATTTTTACCGGGGCTTGATGAACCTTATCGAAGCAGATCCAACAGCTGCAATGGCTGATTTTACAAAAGCCATTGAATTAAAACCCGATTATGCAATGGCTTACCATAACCGGGCCACTACAAAAAGAGTGTTAAGCGACTTACAGGGAGCCATATACGATTACCGACTTGCCACCACTTACGACACAGCTTTTTCCCTGGCATATTTCAACATGGCCGATACAAAAAAAGAAATAGGAGATTACCAGGGTGCTGAAAGAGATTATTCGAAGGCACTCCAAATCGACTCGCTTAATTACAAAGTATACAATAACCGTGGTACCGTTCGGTTTACTCAGGGCAATTTAGAAAATGCTGAAAAAGATTTTCTGAAGGCTTACGAACTTCAGCCCGAATCGGCAGAGATAATGGCCAACCTGGGTAGCCTGGAACAGAGCAAAGGTAACCTGCAGGAAGCCATTCAATGGTTCGACAAGGCCCTCGAAACCAATTCGAGCTATGCCCCGGCTTACCTCAACCGAGGGTTAACCTTTGAATTGCAGGGCAAACTCAATGAAGCTTGCAAAGACTGGCGTATTGCCAAAGAAATGGGGCTTCACGAAGCCGACAATTATTTAACCGAATGCTCTTCCAAATAA
- a CDS encoding Hpt domain-containing protein, producing the protein MKTDLTYLKNMAAGNKELVIEMINIFKNQVEEFNEEMTILYDKGEYELLGKLAHKAKSSISIMGLHELALDLKTFENMAKAGIDSEKYPVFIGRFRDETSEAVAELDEILMNIDIYF; encoded by the coding sequence ATGAAAACTGACCTGACTTATCTGAAGAATATGGCTGCAGGTAACAAGGAGCTTGTTATTGAAATGATCAATATTTTTAAGAATCAGGTCGAGGAGTTTAACGAAGAAATGACCATTCTTTACGATAAAGGCGAATACGAGTTACTTGGAAAACTGGCCCATAAGGCAAAATCGTCCATATCCATTATGGGGCTTCACGAACTGGCCCTCGACTTAAAAACTTTTGAGAATATGGCCAAAGCGGGTATCGATTCCGAAAAGTACCCGGTTTTTATCGGCCGCTTCAGAGATGAAACCAGCGAGGCTGTAGCTGAGCTCGACGAAATACTAATGAATATCGACATTTACTTTTAA
- a CDS encoding OmpA family protein codes for MARIFLIISIISLSILSHAQQAPLRIKKSAFKVEEEGFKEAWYSFRDGNRLYAAGPGSYRDARDYYLEAWKYNPNNAELNYMIGKCYLFTDNKFESIKYIQKAFELKPEVSFDIRLLLGMAYHQVSQFDDAIEEYNLFLKNLPKKYQFQYLDRVNLLIRQCKSGRELVLDPKRVVINNLGENVNSVFDEYSFALDPTETELYFTTRRQLTENSKRSPVDDKFFEDVYFSKFQNGQWTPAERISDKIVGKKSTTHTAVVSLSRDKTKLYLYKGSENNGDLYLCEYNAEKQKWSTPKPVKKFNSKHRETTICITADEQRVYFTASNEKDSYGGTDIYFAQKNLKGKWSKPVNIGNNINTAYDEVGISLSKNDSTLFFSTEGHNSIGGYDVFKTSLTSNNTWSEPENLGYPVNTPSDDGFYFETEKDKIAYYSSNRESGIGALDIYKIIYLGSVKQAVLGSFYMPLAGLTPPFDIWFQKPLLPKIDTSILVRGTITDSETKKPVKAKLDITDRQSKQIIMTVQANSLGQYRVKIPLAKVYDLEINAQSYLMSFNEMNLVGETYKKVAIRDFVLDDIEVGAKMILKNVYFETGKSELLPDSYQTMNSVVKLMQNNPSIVLEISGHTDNVGTQKYNENLSKARAKACVDYMVAQGISADRLQYKGYGFQFSLFPNDTNENKAKNRRVEFKIIKK; via the coding sequence ATGGCACGTATTTTCTTAATCATCTCTATCATATCCCTTTCAATTCTAAGCCATGCGCAACAAGCACCCTTGCGCATTAAAAAAAGTGCTTTCAAAGTGGAAGAAGAAGGTTTTAAAGAAGCCTGGTATTCGTTTCGCGACGGAAACCGTCTTTATGCTGCCGGACCCGGCTCTTACCGCGATGCCCGCGATTATTACCTCGAAGCATGGAAATACAACCCCAACAATGCAGAACTTAATTACATGATTGGTAAATGCTACCTTTTTACCGACAATAAATTCGAATCGATTAAATACATTCAAAAAGCTTTTGAGCTGAAACCTGAAGTAAGTTTCGACATACGCCTTCTGCTGGGAATGGCCTACCACCAGGTGAGCCAGTTTGATGATGCCATCGAAGAGTACAACCTCTTTCTGAAGAACCTGCCTAAGAAATATCAGTTCCAATACCTCGACCGGGTTAATCTGCTGATAAGACAATGCAAAAGTGGCCGCGAACTTGTGCTCGACCCCAAACGGGTAGTAATTAACAACCTGGGTGAGAATGTCAACTCGGTTTTTGATGAGTATTCGTTTGCCCTGGACCCCACGGAAACAGAATTGTACTTTACAACCCGCCGGCAGTTAACAGAAAATAGCAAACGTAGCCCTGTGGACGACAAGTTTTTTGAGGATGTTTATTTTTCAAAATTCCAAAATGGGCAATGGACACCAGCCGAAAGGATTAGCGATAAAATTGTAGGCAAAAAAAGCACTACCCACACTGCTGTGGTGAGTCTTTCGAGAGATAAAACCAAGCTCTACCTATACAAAGGAAGCGAAAACAATGGCGACCTCTATCTTTGCGAATACAATGCAGAAAAACAAAAATGGAGTACACCTAAACCAGTAAAAAAATTCAATTCAAAACACCGCGAAACAACCATTTGCATCACTGCCGACGAACAAAGAGTATATTTTACAGCCTCCAACGAAAAAGATAGCTATGGAGGCACCGATATTTATTTTGCGCAAAAAAACCTAAAAGGCAAATGGTCAAAGCCCGTTAACATAGGCAACAACATCAATACCGCTTATGACGAAGTGGGCATAAGCCTGTCGAAAAACGACAGCACTTTATTCTTTTCTACCGAAGGCCATAATTCCATTGGGGGTTACGATGTATTCAAAACCAGTTTAACTTCTAACAACACCTGGTCTGAACCGGAAAACCTTGGTTACCCCGTGAACACACCTAGTGACGATGGGTTTTATTTCGAAACCGAGAAAGATAAAATTGCCTATTATTCCAGCAACCGTGAAAGTGGTATCGGAGCACTCGATATTTATAAAATCATTTATCTGGGTTCGGTGAAACAAGCCGTTTTGGGTAGCTTTTACATGCCTCTGGCAGGTTTAACGCCACCTTTCGATATCTGGTTCCAAAAACCGCTTTTACCAAAGATAGACACCAGCATTTTGGTGCGTGGAACCATTACCGATTCCGAAACGAAAAAGCCTGTGAAGGCCAAACTCGACATTACCGACCGTCAGTCGAAACAAATTATAATGACAGTGCAGGCCAACAGTTTGGGGCAATACCGCGTAAAAATACCCCTGGCTAAAGTATATGACCTCGAAATCAATGCACAAAGCTACCTGATGAGTTTCAACGAAATGAATTTGGTGGGCGAAACATACAAGAAAGTGGCCATACGCGATTTTGTGCTGGACGATATTGAAGTAGGGGCTAAAATGATTCTGAAAAATGTGTATTTCGAAACAGGAAAATCGGAATTATTGCCCGACTCGTATCAGACCATGAATTCGGTAGTGAAACTGATGCAGAACAATCCTTCTATTGTGCTGGAAATAAGCGGTCACACCGACAATGTGGGTACCCAGAAGTACAACGAAAACCTCTCGAAAGCACGGGCAAAAGCATGTGTCGACTACATGGTAGCACAGGGCATTTCTGCAGACAGACTGCAGTACAAAGGTTATGGATTCCAGTTCTCGCTCTTCCCCAACGACACGAACGAAAACAAAGCGAAAAACCGCCGCGTGGAATTTAAGATTATTAAAAAGTAA
- a CDS encoding Na+:solute symporter → MIISTLDWLIIAAYFVVSIAIGIILSRRAGNSTSDFFLSGRKLPWYIAGTSMVATTFAADTPLAVTELVAQKGIAGNWLWWNFLFGGMLTVFFFARLWRRSEIMTDAEFVSIRYSGMPARFLRGFRAVYVGILMNAIVVAWVNLAMVKILQVIFPDFLFFGKESIEFAGFVFSSHLLAVACLMLFVAIYSSISGLWGVSYTDTFQFIMAMAGSIALAVFALRHPSVGGIAGLKANLPEWVFHFTPEIVSTDSGATGATGLIRMTVLAFIAYMGVQWWSSWYPGAEPGGGGYVAQRMMSAKDEKHSLLATLWFQIAHYALRPWPWIIVALAGLVMYPDVPMENKGATYVMVIRDILPSGMVGLMLAAFLAAYMSTIASQTVWGTSYIINDLYRPFVKPSATEKHYVRISRITTFVLMLVAFLITSKLELISQAWKIVLVLSGGIGLVLILRWFWYRINAWTEIAAMLAPYAIYPVLKSVWGLDITGADFEVSLMIIVAWTTLVWLVVTLLTKPSDIETLKSFYTRVHPGGAGWKKIAALLPHVKGDTGYARLFANWFLGCLLILFALFAIGKFIFGEWLMACLFVFFALLSGAGILFNLNRSGWNKIVS, encoded by the coding sequence ATGATTATTTCAACCCTCGACTGGCTCATTATTGCAGCTTACTTTGTGGTAAGCATTGCTATTGGAATAATACTCTCACGACGTGCCGGCAACAGCACCAGCGATTTCTTTTTAAGCGGGCGTAAGTTGCCCTGGTACATCGCAGGCACCAGCATGGTGGCAACCACCTTTGCAGCCGATACTCCCCTGGCTGTTACCGAGCTGGTAGCCCAGAAAGGGATAGCCGGAAACTGGTTGTGGTGGAATTTTTTGTTCGGTGGCATGCTCACGGTGTTTTTCTTTGCCCGCCTATGGCGAAGGTCGGAGATTATGACCGATGCGGAGTTTGTTTCCATTCGCTATTCGGGAATGCCTGCCCGCTTTTTACGCGGTTTCAGAGCGGTGTATGTCGGCATTTTAATGAACGCCATTGTAGTGGCCTGGGTCAACCTGGCCATGGTGAAGATTCTTCAGGTAATATTTCCCGATTTTTTATTCTTTGGAAAAGAATCCATTGAGTTTGCCGGCTTTGTCTTTAGCTCGCACCTGCTGGCTGTCGCCTGCCTCATGTTGTTTGTGGCAATATATTCTTCCATTTCGGGTTTATGGGGTGTATCCTACACCGATACTTTTCAGTTTATCATGGCCATGGCCGGCAGCATTGCCCTGGCGGTATTTGCTTTGCGGCATCCTTCGGTAGGAGGTATTGCTGGTCTGAAAGCGAATCTTCCCGAATGGGTATTTCACTTTACCCCCGAAATTGTTTCTACCGATTCAGGGGCCACCGGTGCTACCGGGCTTATACGCATGACCGTGCTGGCCTTTATTGCCTATATGGGCGTTCAATGGTGGTCGAGCTGGTATCCGGGTGCCGAACCCGGCGGTGGGGGTTATGTGGCCCAACGCATGATGTCGGCAAAAGACGAAAAACATTCGCTGCTTGCAACTTTGTGGTTTCAGATTGCACATTATGCCCTTCGTCCCTGGCCCTGGATTATCGTGGCCCTGGCAGGTTTGGTGATGTATCCCGATGTGCCTATGGAAAACAAAGGGGCTACTTATGTCATGGTCATCCGCGATATACTGCCCAGCGGAATGGTGGGCTTAATGCTGGCTGCTTTTCTGGCTGCCTATATGTCTACCATTGCTTCGCAAACCGTATGGGGCACTTCTTATATCATCAACGATTTGTACCGGCCTTTTGTAAAGCCATCGGCCACCGAGAAGCATTATGTACGCATTTCGCGCATCACCACCTTTGTGCTCATGCTGGTAGCTTTCCTCATTACGTCGAAATTGGAACTGATAAGCCAGGCCTGGAAGATTGTGCTGGTGTTAAGTGGGGGCATAGGGCTGGTATTGATTTTACGCTGGTTCTGGTACCGCATCAATGCCTGGACAGAGATCGCAGCCATGCTGGCTCCATATGCCATCTATCCGGTTCTTAAATCAGTTTGGGGTCTCGATATCACCGGGGCCGATTTTGAAGTGAGTCTCATGATTATTGTGGCATGGACCACGCTGGTATGGCTGGTGGTTACCCTTCTTACAAAACCATCTGATATCGAAACCTTAAAATCGTTTTATACGCGTGTACACCCCGGTGGTGCCGGTTGGAAAAAGATAGCAGCCTTATTGCCTCATGTGAAAGGCGATACCGGTTATGCCAGGCTTTTCGCAAACTGGTTTCTGGGCTGCCTGCTGATTTTGTTTGCGCTTTTTGCCATTGGTAAATTTATTTTTGGCGAATGGCTGATGGCGTGCCTGTTTGTTTTCTTCGCCTTGCTAAGCGGAGCTGGCATCCTATTCAACCTCAATCGCAGCGGATGGAATAAAATTGTTTCCTGA
- the clpB gene encoding ATP-dependent chaperone ClpB, producing MNIDKFTLKAQEVIQQAFMLAQNNGNQSVEIAHIYLAMQENAADVLGFILGKVGANKAMISELANRLLTTYSKVEGANQYLSSNASTALQKATDFALKAGDQFVSVEYLLKGIVSTSDSISKALKDNGLTEKNIDLAIAELRKGSKVNSQSAENAYDALNRYAINLNQQALNGKLDPVIGRDDEIRRILQILSRRTKNNPVLIGEPGVGKTAIAEGLAQRIVSGDAPDNLKSKQIFSLDMGALIAGAKYKGEFEERLKAVVNEVIKAEGEIILFIDEIHTLVGAGKSEGAMDAANILKPALARGELRAIGATTFNEYQKYFEKDKALERRFQVVMVDEPDQASAISILRGIKERYETHHKVRIKDEAIIAAVELSTRYINERFLPDKAIDLIDEAAAKMRIEMNSLPAELDEIERRIKQLEIEKEAIKREGDKAKTGQLNQELADLNDQRVRLRAQWKAEKELVDGIQKNKQDIEQYKFEADKAEREGDYGKVAELRYGKIKAAEEAIEIYKKQLEEKHLNGALIKEEVTAEDIAHIVSGWTGIPVTKMLEGERHKLLHLESELHKRVVGQDEAVIAVSDAIRRSRAGLQDTSRPMGSFIFLGSTGVGKTELAKALAEVLFNDENLMTRIDMSEYQERHSVSRLIGAPPGYVGYDEGGQLTEAVRHKPYSVILLDEIEKAHPDVFNILLQVLDDGRLTDNKGRVVNFKNTLIIMTSNIGSNLILDRMNQDGANKDDSEMENLRNELLAMLKLTMRPEFLNRIDELIFFTPLTKTEVKDIIRLQIQLVTRRLEKQGIQLSLSEEALDHLSNSGYDPQFGARPIKRAIQREILNRLSKEIIGGNIEINQTIQIGYDGKNLTFKN from the coding sequence ATGAACATAGATAAGTTTACCCTCAAGGCACAGGAAGTCATTCAACAGGCCTTCATGCTTGCCCAAAACAATGGCAACCAAAGCGTTGAAATAGCACATATTTATCTGGCAATGCAGGAAAATGCTGCAGATGTACTTGGATTTATTCTGGGGAAAGTGGGAGCCAACAAAGCCATGATCAGCGAGCTTGCGAATCGATTACTCACTACTTATTCCAAAGTAGAAGGTGCTAATCAATACCTCTCTTCCAATGCTTCTACAGCTCTACAGAAAGCCACGGATTTTGCATTAAAGGCTGGAGATCAGTTTGTATCGGTCGAATACCTTCTGAAGGGTATTGTGAGTACCAGCGACTCAATCTCAAAGGCTCTCAAAGACAACGGTCTCACAGAAAAGAATATCGACCTGGCTATTGCCGAGCTCCGAAAGGGTAGCAAGGTGAATAGTCAGTCAGCAGAAAATGCTTACGATGCTCTTAACCGCTATGCCATCAATCTCAATCAACAGGCATTGAACGGCAAGCTCGATCCGGTGATCGGACGGGATGATGAGATACGCCGTATACTGCAGATTCTATCGCGCCGAACAAAAAACAATCCGGTGCTGATTGGTGAACCAGGTGTTGGAAAAACTGCCATTGCCGAAGGCCTTGCCCAGCGAATTGTTTCGGGTGATGCGCCTGATAATTTAAAGAGTAAACAAATATTTTCGCTCGACATGGGTGCACTTATTGCCGGAGCCAAATACAAGGGCGAATTTGAAGAAAGGCTTAAAGCAGTAGTGAATGAAGTAATTAAGGCTGAAGGAGAAATCATTCTTTTTATCGACGAAATCCATACTCTGGTTGGTGCTGGTAAATCAGAAGGTGCCATGGATGCCGCCAATATACTGAAACCCGCCCTTGCGCGTGGTGAACTTAGAGCCATTGGTGCTACTACCTTTAATGAATACCAGAAATATTTTGAAAAAGACAAAGCCCTGGAACGCCGCTTTCAGGTGGTGATGGTCGACGAACCCGACCAGGCAAGTGCGATATCCATCTTGAGAGGCATTAAGGAGCGTTACGAAACCCACCATAAAGTACGAATCAAAGACGAAGCTATCATTGCTGCAGTGGAGCTCTCCACTCGTTATATCAACGAGAGGTTTTTGCCCGATAAGGCTATTGACCTGATTGACGAAGCAGCTGCCAAAATGCGCATCGAAATGAACTCTCTGCCTGCCGAACTCGACGAAATTGAACGCAGAATCAAACAACTCGAAATTGAAAAAGAAGCTATCAAAAGAGAAGGCGACAAAGCAAAAACCGGACAACTGAATCAGGAACTCGCCGATCTGAACGATCAACGGGTAAGGCTGCGCGCCCAGTGGAAGGCTGAAAAAGAGCTGGTGGATGGAATTCAGAAAAACAAACAAGACATTGAACAGTATAAATTTGAAGCCGATAAAGCCGAGCGTGAAGGCGATTATGGCAAGGTGGCCGAATTGCGCTATGGCAAAATTAAAGCGGCAGAGGAAGCCATAGAAATCTATAAAAAACAACTGGAAGAAAAACATTTGAATGGTGCACTGATTAAAGAAGAAGTAACCGCCGAGGATATAGCCCATATTGTATCGGGTTGGACAGGAATACCGGTTACAAAAATGCTCGAGGGTGAACGCCACAAATTGTTGCATCTCGAATCAGAACTTCACAAACGTGTGGTTGGCCAGGACGAAGCTGTTATAGCCGTTTCTGATGCCATCAGACGCAGCAGGGCTGGCTTGCAAGATACCTCCAGGCCAATGGGATCGTTTATTTTTCTGGGCAGTACCGGAGTGGGTAAAACCGAACTGGCCAAGGCATTGGCAGAAGTGCTGTTCAACGACGAAAACCTGATGACCCGTATCGACATGTCGGAATACCAGGAAAGGCATTCGGTAAGCCGGTTAATCGGAGCCCCTCCCGGCTATGTAGGATACGACGAGGGAGGACAACTAACAGAAGCTGTGCGCCATAAACCCTATTCGGTAATTTTACTCGACGAAATAGAAAAAGCACACCCCGATGTGTTTAACATTCTGCTGCAAGTGCTCGACGATGGCCGGCTGACTGACAACAAAGGCCGGGTAGTGAATTTTAAAAACACCCTTATAATAATGACCAGCAACATTGGGTCGAACCTTATTCTGGACAGGATGAACCAGGATGGTGCCAATAAGGATGATTCTGAGATGGAAAACCTAAGAAATGAGTTACTTGCAATGTTGAAACTAACCATGCGACCGGAATTCTTAAACCGCATCGATGAGTTGATTTTCTTTACTCCATTAACAAAAACTGAAGTGAAGGACATTATCAGGCTGCAAATTCAACTGGTTACCCGCCGACTCGAAAAGCAAGGCATTCAACTTAGCCTTAGCGAGGAGGCTTTGGATCATCTTTCCAACTCAGGTTACGACCCTCAATTTGGAGCACGGCCAATTAAAAGGGCTATCCAACGCGAAATACTGAATAGGTTGTCGAAAGAAATAATCGGTGGAAATATTGAAATAAACCAGACCATACAAATCGGCTACGATGGTAAAAATCTAACCTTTAAGAATTAA
- a CDS encoding STAS domain-containing protein, whose protein sequence is MLKVEKINNVTVARFDNTDRFNALITEPVKEQLKSLFNEPNTNLALNLEGIRFIDSSGFGVFLSIMKAAANNHGHFKICCIGNEVMELFRLLQLHNVFEIHKTVDECVASYL, encoded by the coding sequence ATGTTAAAAGTTGAAAAGATTAACAATGTAACTGTGGCTCGTTTCGACAATACCGACCGTTTTAATGCACTGATTACCGAACCGGTGAAAGAGCAGCTAAAATCGTTGTTTAATGAGCCCAATACCAATCTTGCTTTAAATCTTGAAGGGATCCGTTTTATCGACAGTTCCGGTTTTGGGGTATTTCTTTCGATTATGAAAGCTGCTGCCAACAACCATGGGCATTTTAAAATCTGCTGCATTGGCAACGAAGTAATGGAACTTTTCCGCTTACTTCAGCTGCACAATGTGTTCGAAATCCACAAAACGGTCGACGAATGCGTGGCAAGCTACCTTTAG
- a CDS encoding DUF2892 domain-containing protein — MKKNMGNADRIIRLLVAALLAILFFTNVVSGVLGIILLVVAGVFVLTSFVSFCPLYAIFGMSTCKVKQ; from the coding sequence ATGAAGAAGAACATGGGAAATGCAGACCGCATTATTCGTTTGCTGGTTGCCGCTTTGCTGGCAATACTATTTTTTACAAATGTAGTAAGTGGTGTATTAGGCATTATTCTGCTGGTGGTAGCCGGTGTTTTTGTGCTTACCAGTTTTGTGAGCTTCTGCCCTTTGTATGCCATTTTTGGAATGAGTACCTGCAAGGTGAAGCAATAA
- a CDS encoding GIY-YIG nuclease family protein gives MRPKERFSKINPSKEYFDVDKLKQNNPGLWKIMKKQFDTGRQIVAVQLANGIDKLNEKTLRNYLKDYARRFLKYGPNSFPTSFNVIEPFFVYNHPNSIIQLIEEEESYGLSLIDFLDFVTEPDFDLDSIDFYENIPENIIYNFSFTNGFDEINFSNSIGKTFIVGSLSLSRQGNEVSILMQAGESYNKEKASEYFKNHTRKTVQESISPYKKSLGLEIEDEGEPKVIHFKGRDDLWLHSVGILFDLEKKTIDIRHVARDENIIYHIVTDDFNSFFSKDDSLTKEEIKEYIETHLKELSNYDAVFDFGKYCLALPYYIFENEDRLVEVTYETSLNVLIKGPFSKREYASVPSKYKLFGKPFYYLESSSQSVIKEVELNDDSFKVEKTGYWKRIGIDEEGFDKNGRKIIGKTWVERNDVYYSCPKGVTKVEGTDYYDTENAGYVYVMRQPTHEENIFKVGLTKRNTEKRQKELSNTSSADKFFVINSYYTKDCIEAEKQIHEKLKDFRLTSRREFFRCDLRLILDICDSVVNKINE, from the coding sequence ATGAGACCTAAAGAAAGATTTTCAAAAATTAATCCATCCAAAGAGTATTTTGATGTTGATAAACTCAAACAGAACAATCCTGGATTATGGAAGATAATGAAAAAACAATTTGATACAGGTCGTCAAATTGTTGCGGTGCAACTTGCAAATGGGATTGATAAGCTTAATGAAAAAACATTAAGGAACTACCTTAAGGATTATGCACGAAGATTTTTAAAATATGGCCCTAATTCATTTCCTACTTCTTTCAATGTAATAGAGCCTTTTTTTGTCTATAATCATCCTAATTCAATAATACAACTCATTGAGGAGGAAGAATCTTATGGTCTGTCGCTCATTGATTTTTTAGATTTTGTTACTGAACCAGACTTTGATTTAGATAGTATTGATTTCTACGAAAATATTCCTGAAAATATAATATATAACTTTTCATTTACTAATGGATTTGATGAAATCAATTTTTCAAATAGTATAGGTAAAACATTTATTGTCGGGAGTTTATCATTGTCCCGACAGGGTAATGAAGTCTCGATATTAATGCAAGCAGGAGAATCATATAATAAAGAAAAGGCATCCGAATATTTTAAAAACCATACTAGGAAAACTGTTCAAGAATCAATTAGTCCATATAAAAAATCGTTGGGGCTAGAAATTGAAGATGAAGGGGAGCCTAAAGTAATTCATTTTAAAGGACGGGATGACCTTTGGCTGCATTCGGTTGGAATCCTATTTGATTTAGAGAAAAAAACAATTGATATCAGGCATGTTGCTAGAGATGAAAATATAATCTACCACATTGTAACAGACGATTTTAATTCTTTTTTTTCAAAAGATGATTCATTGACAAAGGAGGAAATAAAAGAATATATCGAAACCCATCTTAAAGAACTTAGCAACTATGATGCAGTATTTGATTTTGGGAAATATTGTTTAGCTCTACCATACTATATTTTTGAGAATGAGGATAGATTAGTTGAAGTGACCTATGAAACTTCTCTTAACGTTTTAATAAAAGGTCCTTTTTCGAAAAGAGAATATGCATCTGTACCGAGTAAATATAAATTGTTTGGTAAACCTTTTTATTATTTAGAATCATCTTCTCAATCGGTTATTAAAGAAGTTGAATTAAACGATGATAGTTTTAAAGTTGAGAAAACAGGTTACTGGAAAAGGATTGGAATTGATGAAGAAGGATTTGATAAGAATGGACGAAAAATTATTGGCAAAACATGGGTTGAGAGAAACGATGTATATTATTCATGTCCAAAAGGTGTAACAAAGGTGGAAGGGACTGATTATTACGATACGGAAAATGCAGGTTATGTTTATGTTATGCGACAGCCAACTCATGAAGAGAATATTTTTAAAGTTGGTTTAACAAAAAGAAATACAGAAAAACGACAAAAGGAATTATCTAACACAAGTTCAGCAGATAAATTCTTCGTAATAAATAGTTATTATACAAAAGATTGTATTGAAGCAGAAAAACAAATTCACGAAAAATTAAAAGATTTTAGATTGACATCAAGACGTGAGTTTTTTCGATGTGACTTAAGATTAATATTAGATATTTGTGATAGTGTGGTAAATAAGATAAATGAATAA